The following coding sequences are from one Patescibacteria group bacterium window:
- a CDS encoding patatin-like phospholipase family protein: MEKKRKKIGLALGSGALKGLAHIGVIKVLEENNIPIDFIAGTSIGALVGAIYAYFGNSRILENIVAEADLKSSLGLLDPTLKKGFLRGEKIMHFFKKHVKARDFKELKKPLVILATDLRNGEAEVIKSGDLVSAVRASISVPIIFQPVKREGKMLIDGGMTMPVPVKPLKQIGADIVIAVNLYNYAKRQQKRFRKINLSFVGNKAAEIMLYQLAKRDVEEADVVIEPDVEGFSLIEAIKKREKIMKLGEEAALAKIREIKKLLN; encoded by the coding sequence ATGGAGAAGAAAAGAAAAAAAATAGGATTGGCATTAGGAAGTGGAGCATTAAAAGGACTTGCTCATATTGGGGTTATTAAAGTTTTAGAAGAAAATAATATTCCAATTGATTTTATTGCTGGTACAAGCATTGGAGCATTGGTTGGTGCAATTTATGCTTATTTTGGTAATAGTCGAATTTTAGAAAATATTGTTGCTGAGGCCGATTTAAAAAGTAGTTTAGGACTTTTAGATCCGACTTTAAAAAAGGGATTTTTGCGGGGAGAAAAAATAATGCATTTTTTTAAAAAACATGTAAAAGCAAGAGATTTTAAGGAATTAAAAAAACCACTTGTTATTTTGGCTACTGATTTAAGAAATGGAGAGGCAGAAGTGATTAAAAGTGGTGATTTAGTTTCAGCAGTAAGAGCGAGTATTTCTGTTCCAATTATTTTTCAGCCAGTAAAGAGAGAAGGTAAAATGTTAATTGATGGGGGGATGACCATGCCTGTTCCAGTTAAACCTTTGAAACAAATAGGAGCTGATATAGTAATTGCTGTTAATTTATATAATTACGCTAAACGTCAACAAAAAAGATTTAGAAAAATCAATTTATCTTTTGTTGGAAATAAAGCAGCAGAAATTATGTTGTATCAATTAGCCAAGCGAGATGTGGAGGAGGCTGATGTTGTAATCGAGCCAGATGTTGAAGGTTTCAGTTTAATTGAAGCAATAAAAAAAAGAGAAAAAATAATGAAATTAGGAGAAGAGGCGGCACTAGCAAAAATAAGAGAAATTAAGAAATTGCTTAATTAA
- a CDS encoding glycosyltransferase family 2 protein, giving the protein MKLSIIIPVFNEEKTISEILKRVEAVNLDNWEKEIIVVNDGSTDNTGKIIEECFKTMPFVYIQHQKNQGKGTTIKTGLEKATGDFVLIQDADLEYDPNDYQKLLKLVEEGSVVVYGSRNLDKNTQRGYFFYFLGGKLITTFCNLLFGSKLTDINTGYKLFKTEIIKNLNLQSKGFEFCEEVTAKILKRKIPIKEIAISYYPRTFKEGKKIKFKDGLIAILTLFKYRFLK; this is encoded by the coding sequence GAAATTAAGCATTATAATCCCAGTTTTTAACGAGGAAAAAACAATAAGTGAAATCTTGAAACGCGTTGAAGCTGTTAATTTAGATAATTGGGAAAAAGAAATTATTGTAGTTAATGATGGATCAACTGATAATACAGGAAAGATTATAGAGGAATGTTTCAAAACGATGCCGTTTGTTTATATTCAACACCAGAAGAATCAAGGTAAGGGTACAACTATAAAAACTGGGTTAGAAAAAGCAACAGGTGATTTTGTTTTAATTCAAGATGCTGATTTGGAGTATGATCCAAATGATTATCAAAAACTTTTAAAATTAGTTGAGGAAGGTTCGGTAGTAGTTTATGGTTCACGCAATCTTGATAAAAATACTCAACGGGGCTATTTTTTCTATTTTTTGGGCGGGAAATTAATTACAACCTTTTGTAATTTATTATTTGGTAGTAAATTAACCGATATTAATACTGGCTATAAACTTTTTAAAACCGAAATAATCAAAAATTTAAATCTTCAAAGTAAAGGTTTTGAATTTTGTGAAGAGGTAACAGCAAAAATTTTAAAAAGAAAAATTCCAATTAAAGAAATAGCCATCAGTTATTATCCTCGAACGTTTAAAGAGGGAAAGAAAATCAAGTTTAAAGATGGTTTAATAGCAATTTTAACCCTTTTTAAATATCGTTTTTTAAAATAA
- the dcd gene encoding dCTP deaminase: MILSDRDIKKLIQNKKLIFKPTLTKDQIGPASIDLKLGPVFKFFNVAKHHLLDIKQGLPNSNFIITRRLKKDESYILHPNSFVLAATLEYVKVPDDIVLRVEGKSTLARMGILVHTAGFVDPGFEGTLTLEISNQSELPVALYPGMYICQIAVEYLSSPAEVPYNKRKKSLYSKQKDPTVAKTKNLFDPTIK, from the coding sequence ATGATCCTCTCTGACCGAGATATTAAAAAATTGATTCAAAATAAAAAATTAATCTTTAAACCAACGCTTACAAAAGATCAAATTGGACCGGCTTCGATTGATTTAAAATTGGGACCGGTTTTTAAATTTTTTAATGTTGCCAAACACCATCTTTTGGATATTAAACAAGGCTTGCCGAATAGCAATTTCATTATTACCAGACGCCTAAAAAAAGATGAAAGTTATATTCTTCATCCCAATTCTTTTGTTTTAGCAGCAACTTTGGAATATGTTAAAGTTCCTGATGATATTGTCTTGCGTGTTGAAGGAAAAAGTACTTTAGCCAGAATGGGAATTTTAGTCCACACGGCTGGATTTGTTGATCCGGGATTTGAAGGGACTCTTACTTTAGAAATTTCCAACCAATCAGAATTACCAGTAGCGTTATACCCCGGTATGTATATTTGCCAAATTGCCGTTGAATATCTTTCCTCACCCGCTGAAGTGCCTTATAACAAAAGAAAAAAATCTCTTTATTCTAAACAAAAAGATCCAACTGTTGCTAAAACAAAAAATCTTTTTGATCCAACAATTAAATAA